From a region of the Fusobacterium perfoetens ATCC 29250 genome:
- a CDS encoding HPr family phosphocarrier protein, which translates to MLSRTVEITNETGLHTRPGNEFVSLAKTFKSSIEVENAEGKKVKGTSLLKLLSLGIKKGTQVTVYADGEDEQEAVEKLAELLANLKD; encoded by the coding sequence ATGTTATCTAGAACTGTAGAAATTACAAATGAAACTGGACTTCATACTAGACCAGGAAACGAATTCGTTAGTTTAGCAAAAACTTTTAAATCTTCTATTGAAGTAGAAAATGCTGAAGGAAAAAAAGTAAAAGGAACTTCTCTTTTAAAACTTCTTTCTCTAGGAATAAAAAAAGGAACTCAAGTTACTGTTTATGCTGATGGAGAAGATGAACAAGAAGCTGTTGAAAAATTAGCTGAACTTCTTGCTAACTTAAAAGACTAG
- the typA gene encoding translational GTPase TypA, translating to MKIKNIAIIAHVDHGKTTLVDCLLKQAGVFGAHELEKVSERVMDSNDIERERGITIFSKNASVKYKDYKINIIDTPGHADFGGEVQRIMKMVDSVILLVDAFEGPMPQTKYVLKKALEQGHRPIVVVNKIDKPNARPEEVLYMVYDLFIELNANEHQLEFPVLYASGKGGFAKKELEDTDTNMIPLFETILSEVDDPSGDVNKPLQFLITNIEYDNYVGQLAVGKIHNGKMKRNQEVMLIKRDGTMVKNKISLIYGYEGLNKVEVEEAFCGEIVSIAGLSNIDIGETVADVNEPVALPLIDIDEPTLSMTFMVNSSPFAGKDGKYITSRNIWDRLQKELQKNVSMKVEATDSPDAFVVKGRGELQLSILLENMRREGFEVQVSKPKVILKEINGKTYEPIEMALIDVEDAYTGVVIEKLGSRKGELVSMTPGQDGYTRLEFKIPSRGIIGYRNEFLTDTKGSGILNHSFYDFEPFKGPISGRKKGVLIATETGVSIAYALNAIQERGELFIEPGVDIYEGMVVGEHAKENDLIVNACKTKKLTNMRAAGSDDAVKLAPPRKLTLEQALDYISEDEYVEVTPNFIRLRKKYLTDAERRKHFVKKD from the coding sequence ATGAAAATCAAAAATATTGCAATTATTGCCCATGTTGACCATGGTAAAACTACTCTTGTTGACTGTTTACTAAAACAAGCTGGAGTTTTTGGAGCTCATGAACTTGAAAAAGTTTCTGAAAGAGTTATGGACTCTAATGATATTGAAAGAGAAAGAGGAATCACTATTTTCTCTAAAAATGCTTCTGTAAAATATAAAGATTATAAAATTAATATTATTGACACTCCAGGACATGCTGACTTTGGTGGAGAAGTACAAAGAATTATGAAAATGGTTGATTCTGTTATTCTTTTAGTTGATGCTTTTGAAGGTCCAATGCCTCAAACAAAATATGTTCTTAAAAAAGCATTGGAACAAGGGCATAGACCTATAGTTGTTGTAAATAAAATAGATAAACCAAATGCAAGACCAGAAGAAGTTCTTTACATGGTTTATGATTTATTTATTGAACTTAATGCTAATGAACATCAATTAGAATTCCCTGTTCTTTATGCTTCTGGAAAAGGTGGATTTGCTAAAAAAGAATTAGAAGATACTGATACTAATATGATACCATTATTCGAAACTATTCTTAGTGAAGTAGATGACCCAAGTGGAGATGTTAATAAACCTCTTCAATTCTTAATCACTAATATTGAATATGATAACTATGTTGGACAATTAGCTGTTGGAAAAATCCACAACGGAAAAATGAAAAGAAATCAAGAAGTTATGCTTATAAAAAGAGATGGAACAATGGTTAAAAATAAAATCTCTTTAATTTATGGTTATGAAGGACTTAATAAAGTTGAAGTTGAAGAAGCTTTCTGTGGAGAAATTGTTTCTATAGCTGGATTAAGTAATATTGATATTGGTGAAACTGTTGCTGATGTTAATGAGCCTGTAGCTTTACCTTTAATTGATATAGATGAGCCTACTCTTTCTATGACATTTATGGTAAACTCTTCTCCATTTGCTGGAAAAGACGGAAAATATATTACTTCAAGAAATATTTGGGATAGACTTCAAAAAGAATTACAAAAAAATGTTAGTATGAAAGTAGAAGCTACTGATTCTCCAGATGCCTTTGTTGTAAAAGGAAGAGGGGAACTTCAATTATCTATTTTATTAGAGAATATGAGAAGAGAAGGATTTGAAGTTCAAGTTTCTAAACCAAAAGTTATATTAAAAGAGATAAATGGAAAAACTTATGAGCCTATTGAAATGGCTTTAATAGATGTAGAAGATGCTTATACAGGAGTTGTTATTGAAAAATTAGGTTCAAGAAAAGGAGAACTTGTAAGTATGACTCCTGGACAAGATGGATACACTCGTTTAGAATTTAAAATACCATCAAGAGGTATAATTGGATATAGAAATGAATTTTTAACTGATACTAAAGGTTCTGGAATTCTTAACCATTCTTTCTATGATTTTGAACCATTTAAAGGTCCTATTTCTGGTAGAAAAAAAGGAGTTCTTATTGCTACAGAAACTGGTGTATCTATAGCTTATGCTCTTAATGCTATCCAAGAAAGAGGAGAATTATTTATAGAACCAGGTGTTGATATTTATGAAGGTATGGTTGTTGGAGAACATGCAAAAGAAAATGACCTTATTGTTAATGCTTGTAAAACTAAAAAACTTACAAATATGAGAGCTGCAGGAAGTGATGATGCTGTTAAATTAGCTCCTCCTAGAAAATTAACTCTTGAACAAGCTCTTGATTATATTTCTGAAGATGAATATGTTGAGGTTACACCTAATTTTATAAGACTTAGAAAAAAATATTTAACTGATGCCGAAAGAAGAAAACATTTTGTAAAAAAAGACTAA